The proteins below are encoded in one region of Bosea sp. BIWAKO-01:
- a CDS encoding DMT family transporter: MPTKSATLTGITMMLLGILLFSVNDVLGKWLVATYTVGQVVLLRSVAALIVIAPFVVKQGIGRTLRPERPWLQVLRVTLGSCEVALFYWAVSYLPLADTMTLWLAAPVWAVILAALLLGERVDAGRWLAVVVGFIGVAVALNPSGQSLTLPAIIALVGSVSFAAMMIMARQLRGTPDVTLVAWQTLGAFVMGLILLPFGWTTPSLAHIGLLGLLGIVAMAAHLCVTRSLKLAEASVVVPYQYTLIVWALIFGWFIFGDWPSLSMLIGSGLIVVAGLALLVLERRAGKTTEMLDPP; this comes from the coding sequence ATGCCCACGAAAAGCGCCACCCTGACCGGCATCACCATGATGCTGCTCGGCATCCTGCTGTTCTCCGTGAATGACGTGCTGGGGAAATGGCTGGTCGCAACCTATACGGTCGGCCAGGTGGTGCTGCTGCGGAGCGTCGCAGCGCTGATCGTGATCGCCCCGTTCGTGGTGAAGCAGGGCATTGGTCGCACATTGCGCCCGGAGCGGCCGTGGCTGCAGGTGCTGCGCGTGACGCTTGGCTCCTGCGAAGTTGCGCTGTTCTACTGGGCGGTATCCTACCTGCCTTTGGCCGACACCATGACGCTCTGGCTCGCCGCTCCGGTCTGGGCGGTGATCCTGGCTGCGCTGCTGCTCGGAGAACGCGTCGATGCCGGGCGCTGGCTGGCCGTCGTCGTCGGCTTCATCGGCGTCGCCGTTGCGCTGAATCCGTCCGGCCAGAGCCTGACCCTTCCCGCCATCATCGCTCTTGTCGGCAGCGTCTCCTTCGCGGCCATGATGATCATGGCCCGCCAATTGCGCGGCACGCCGGATGTGACGCTCGTCGCCTGGCAAACGCTGGGCGCCTTTGTCATGGGGCTGATCCTGCTGCCCTTCGGCTGGACGACGCCGAGCCTCGCCCATATCGGCCTGCTCGGCCTGCTCGGCATCGTCGCCATGGCCGCGCATCTCTGCGTCACACGTTCGCTCAAGCTGGCGGAGGCCTCTGTCGTCGTGCCCTATCAGTATACGCTGATCGTCTGGGCCCTGATCTTCGGCTGGTTCATCTTTGGCGACTGGCCGTCGCTCTCGATGCTGATCGGCTCAGGCCTTATCGTTGTTGCCGGCCTCGCCCTGCTCGTACTTGAGCGGCGGGCGGGAAAGACCACCGAGATGCTCGACCCGCCCTGA
- a CDS encoding iron-containing alcohol dehydrogenase, with product MALITYLTTTRFGFGEVAGIDADLTALGMRKPLIIADRGVVAVGLVGTLRAHSPALQAAPIFDATPTNPTEEAVLAALALYREGRCDGLVAIGGGSPIDLAKGVALLAGHDGPLETYAAILGGIPKVTAAVAPVIAIPTTSGTGSEVGRAALITLKDGRKLGFISPHLIPRLAICDPELTLALPAWLTAATGMDAITHCIETYLSPRENPPAEAIALDGLKRAVAHIERAVTDGSDREARKEMMMAALQGGLTFQKGLGAVHALSHPLGGLKDISLHHGTLNAVLLPAVLRFNEPECGLKYMEIRRALDLAPDTDLANWIADVSQRLGMPASLTQMGVPRSVVPAIAEAAVKDHSTASNPRAAAATDYVAMLEASF from the coding sequence ATGGCCCTGATCACCTATCTCACCACGACCCGGTTCGGCTTCGGCGAGGTCGCCGGCATCGATGCCGATCTCACCGCGCTGGGTATGCGCAAGCCGCTGATCATTGCGGACAGGGGCGTCGTCGCTGTCGGTCTCGTCGGCACGCTTCGGGCGCATTCTCCAGCCTTGCAGGCCGCCCCGATCTTCGATGCCACGCCGACCAACCCGACAGAGGAGGCTGTGCTCGCAGCACTGGCGCTCTATCGCGAAGGCCGATGCGACGGGCTTGTCGCCATTGGCGGCGGCTCGCCAATCGATCTGGCCAAGGGCGTGGCGCTGCTCGCAGGTCATGATGGACCACTCGAAACCTATGCGGCGATCCTCGGCGGCATTCCGAAAGTGACCGCGGCCGTCGCGCCGGTGATCGCGATCCCCACCACCTCGGGCACCGGCAGCGAAGTCGGGCGCGCCGCGCTGATCACCCTGAAGGATGGACGCAAGCTCGGCTTCATCTCGCCACATCTGATTCCAAGGCTCGCGATCTGCGACCCCGAGCTCACGCTTGCCCTGCCTGCCTGGCTTACCGCCGCAACCGGCATGGATGCGATCACCCATTGCATCGAGACCTATCTCAGCCCGCGCGAGAACCCGCCCGCCGAGGCGATCGCACTCGACGGGCTGAAGCGCGCAGTCGCACATATCGAGCGTGCCGTGACGGATGGATCCGATCGCGAAGCCCGCAAGGAGATGATGATGGCGGCACTTCAGGGCGGCCTGACCTTCCAGAAGGGCCTCGGCGCAGTGCATGCGCTCTCCCACCCGCTTGGCGGCCTCAAGGACATTTCGCTTCACCACGGCACGCTGAACGCCGTATTGCTGCCGGCGGTGCTGCGCTTCAACGAGCCGGAATGCGGCCTGAAATACATGGAGATCCGCCGCGCGCTCGATCTCGCCCCCGACACTGACCTCGCCAACTGGATCGCCGACGTGAGCCAGCGCCTCGGCATGCCGGCCTCGCTCACGCAAATGGGCGTCCCGCGCAGCGTCGTCCCGGCCATCGCCGAAGCTGCGGTCAAGGATCACTCGACGGCAAGCAACCCGCGCGCGGCGGCTGCCACCGATTATGTCGCGATGCTGGAGGCCTCCTTCTGA